A window of the Acanthochromis polyacanthus isolate Apoly-LR-REF ecotype Palm Island chromosome 10, KAUST_Apoly_ChrSc, whole genome shotgun sequence genome harbors these coding sequences:
- the si:ch211-175m2.5 gene encoding uncharacterized protein si:ch211-175m2.5 yields MASNFVSRLFRPPLLTQLASLRSGCLLRGQAAVVAGTRHSSSEEKISRYPVPYKKDLPYDIVELMEEVELKGGFLPNVFKVLSHRPAEFRAFFAYYNELMNKETGRLTKADRELIVVATSIHNKCLYCVVSHSALHRIYSKKPTLSDQVIVNYENADLAPRERAMLDFAMAVCRCDTITEKHFQSLEEVGFDREDAWDIAAIAAFFALSNRLAHLTDMRPNQEFFNMGRIPRDKSKDKAGDGK; encoded by the exons ATGGCGAGTAACTTCGTCTCCAGGCTGTTTCGTCCACCTTTGCTCACACAACTT GCGTCCCTCCGGTCAGGCTGTCTGCTCCGGGGACAGGCGGCGGTAGTGGCGGGGACCAGACACTCCTCCAGCGAGGAGAAAATTAGCCGCTATCCGGTTCCTTACAAGAAAGACTTACCTTATGATATAGTGGAGCTCATGGAGGAAGTGGAGTTAaag GGAGGATTTTTGCCCAACGTCTTCAAAGTCCTCTCTCACAGGCCAGCAGAGTTCAGAGCCTTCTTCGCGTACTACAATGAGCTGATGAACAAAGAGACAG GCAGATTAACCAAGGCAGATCGTGAACTGATCGTAGTGGCAACCAGTATCCACAACAAGTGTCTTTACTGTGTGGTATCCCATAGTGCACTGCACCGCATCTACTCCAAGAAACCCACTCTTTCTGATCAG GTCATTGTTAACTATGAGAATGCCGACCTGGCCCCTCGGGAGCGCGCCATGCTGGACTTTGCGATGGCTGTGTGTCGCTGTGACACCATCACAGAGAAGCACTTTCAGTCTCTGGAGGAAGTTGGCTTTGACCGCGAGGATGCCTGGGACATTGCTGCCATCGCCGCTTTCTTTGCCCTGTCCAACCGACTCGCACACCTCACCGACATGAGGCCAAACCAGGAATTTTTTAACATGGGCCGTATACCACGGGACAAGAGCAAGGACAAGGCAGGAGATggcaaatga
- the polr2g gene encoding DNA-directed RNA polymerase II subunit RPB7: MFYHISLEHEILLHPRYFGPNLLNTVKQKLFTEVEGTCTGKYGFVIAVTTIDNIGAGVIQPGRGFVLYPVKYKAIVFRPFKGEVVDAVVTQVNKVGLFTEIGPMSCFISRHSIPSEMEFDPNSNPPCYKTVDEDIVIQQDDEIRLKIVGTRVDKNDIFAIGSLMDDYLGLVS; the protein is encoded by the exons ATGTTCTATCAT ATTTCCTTGGAACATGAAATCTTACTGCATCCGAGGTATTTTGGTCCTAACCTCCTCAACACCGTGAAGCAGAAGCTCTTCACAGAAGTGGAGGGTACTTGCACTGGCAA gTATGGCTTCGTCATTGCAGTTACCACCATTGACAACATCGGAGCAGGTGTAATCCAGCCAGGCAGAGGTTTTGTCCTGTATCCAGTCAAGTACAAGGCCATTGTGTTCCGTCCCTTTAAAGGAGAAGTAGTGGATGCTGTGGTCACTCAGGTTAACAAG GTTGGATTGTTCACAGAAATTGGTCCTATGTCTTGCTTCATCTCTCGCCAT TCCATCCCCTCAGAAATGGAGTTTGACCCTAATTCCAATCCACCTTGTTATAAGACAGTTGATGAG GACATTGTAATCCAGCAAGATGATGAGATTCGATTGAAGATCGTGGGAACCAGAGTTGACAAGAATGACAtt tttgCCATTGGATCTCTCATGGATGATTATTTGG GTCTTGTGAGCTGA